From Calothrix sp. PCC 6303, a single genomic window includes:
- a CDS encoding type II toxin-antitoxin system RelE/ParE family toxin — protein sequence MGEYSKENAAKWFNGLFNVVETLTSMPQRCPIAPERDLVGQDIRCLFYRKNYRILYTVEGEAVTIYHIRHTSQSVMTREEFLREPYREEILPE from the coding sequence ATTGGCGAGTATTCAAAAGAAAATGCTGCCAAATGGTTCAATGGATTATTTAATGTCGTTGAGACACTTACTTCCATGCCACAGCGTTGTCCAATTGCTCCAGAAAGAGATTTAGTAGGACAGGATATTCGATGTCTTTTTTACAGAAAAAATTATCGGATACTTTATACAGTTGAAGGAGAAGCTGTCACTATTTACCATATCCGTCACACTTCTCAATCCGTGATGACGCGGGAGGAATTTTTGCGCGAACCTTACCGGGAGGAGATTTTACCGGAATAA